GTAGGCCTCAATGCGATTGGCCGCGCCCAGTTTGCCGATCGCTTCGGAAAGATAATTGCGCACCGTGCCGTGCGAGAGGCTGAGTTGCGTGGCGATGTCGTTGGCGGACTGTCCCTCGCCGGCCATGCGCAGCACCTGGCGTTCGCGGTCGTTCAGCGGATCGGCCTCGGACCAGGCTTCGACCGCCAGTTGCGGATCGATTGCACGACCGCCGCGATGTACGGTGCGCAGGGCTTCCGCCAGGTTCTCTGCCGGTGCGTCCTTGAGCAGATACCCGGACACGCCCGCATCCAGTGCACGGCGCAGGAAGCC
This window of the Dyella sp. A6 genome carries:
- a CDS encoding response regulator transcription factor translates to MIRVLLAEDQAMVRGALSALLNLESDIEVLGSASDGEAAWREIQRLKPDVLVTDIEMPGLTGLELAQRLQRHDELGIKVIIVTTFARPGFLRRALDAGVSGYLLKDAPAENLAEALRTVHRGGRAIDPQLAVEAWSEADPLNDRERQVLRMAGEGQSANDIATQLSLSHGTVRNYLSEAIGKLGAANRIEAYRLARQKGWL